One Cyclopterus lumpus isolate fCycLum1 chromosome 7, fCycLum1.pri, whole genome shotgun sequence DNA window includes the following coding sequences:
- the lrrc47 gene encoding leucine-rich repeat-containing protein 47, whose product MDDLENWPEIERAAKEKRRELVFQGPTFDERIAANGGLASAIYSLTLLNYLEVSQCPSLTEIHEGIQRLTTLQSLILCRNRLVSVPNVVGKLKSLKVLDLSANNLTALPEGVTQLKELTTLNVSCNSLEVLPEGLSKCTKLSVINVSKNRLTGFPSDFYSEKLDLLSTLIAYDNSIEQLSGDVHKLAALKVLDLSNNKLKEIPSDLSDCSKLKEINFKGNKLNDKRLEKMVNGCQTKSILDYLRGKGKGRQGEEGADAEGGRKADKGKKQQRKKKEKVADDQDEEEELNKMVARVLHVSDSPTALSVTVGAEVKDVRPYLVCCVVRGMNLQPGNALKRFLMAQTKLHDDLCGKRTIATIATHDVQLIKAPLTYDVKLPTQLKVVSLGRKEMTAVELIKQLQLEADELRKQKKRQNVTGLHKYLQLLQGKAMYPCIVDAEGHVISFPPITNSEKTKIKKTTKELFLEVTSAASLQTCKDVMDALIVKMAELNKFTSEHREEAGSDGEGEGPQDPAASSEPSSELIVQQIRTVDQDGNLKVVYPSKTDLCSDIGNLTVIW is encoded by the exons ATGGATGACTTGGAGAATTGGCCAGAAATTGAGAGAGCCGCCAAGGAGAAGCGGCGTGAGCTGGTTTTTCAAGGTCCGACTTTCGACGAGAGGATCGCCGCTAACGGGGGTCTCGCCTCGGCCATCTATTCTCTCACCCTGCTGAATTATCTAGAAGTGAGCCAGTGCCCGAGTCTGACAGAGATCCACGAGGGCATTCAGCGTCTGACGACCCTCCAGAGCCTCATCCTGTGCAGGAACAGGCTCGTCTCCGTGCCAAATGTCGTCGGAAAGCTCAAGTCCTTGAAGGTCCTGGACCTCTCGGCCAACAACCTGACCGCTTTGCCGGAGGGCGTCACTCAGTTGAAGGAGCTAACCACCCTGAACGTGAGCTGCAATAGCCTGGAAGTTCTACCCGAGGGGCTCAGCAAGTGCACCAAGTTGTCCGTCATCAATGTCTCCAAGAACCGGCTCACCGGTTTCCCCTCCGACTTCTACTCCGAGAAGCTGGATCTCCTCAGCACGCTGATCGCCTACGACAACTCCATCGAGCAGCTGAGCGGAGACGTCCACAAGCTAGCTGCCCTGAAG GTGCTGGACCTCTCCAACAACAAGCTGAAGGAGATCCCCTCCGATCTGAGCGACTGCTCCAAGCTGAAGGAGATCAACTTCAAAGGCAACAAGCTGAACGACAAGCGGCTGGAGAAGATGGTCAATGGCTGCCAGACCAAGTCCATCCTGGACTACCTCAGGGGGAAAGGGaaaggaagacagggagaggaAGGCGCTGACGCGGAAGGGGGTCGCAAGGCAGACAAGGGGaaaaagcagcagaggaagaagaaggagaaggtggcGGACGAccaagatgaggaggaggaactgaACAAGATGGTGGCGAGGGTTCTCCATGTTTCGGACAGTCCCACCGCGCTCTCCGTCACGGTGGGCGCCGAGGTGAAAGATGTCCGACCGTACTTGGTGTGCTGCGTGGTCCGAGGCATGAATCTGCAGCCTGGGAATGCTCTCAAACGGTTCCTGATGGCCCAG ACAAAGCTTCATGATGACTTGTGTGGTAAAAGGACCATCGCGACCATCGCGACTCACGATGTGCAGCTCATCAAAGCGCCACTGACGTATGATGTCAAATTGCCGACCCAGCTGAAG GTTGTGTCGCTGGGTCGCAAGGAGATGACGGCCGTCGAGCTGATAAAACAACTTCAGCTCGAGGCAGACGAGCtgaggaagcagaagaagaggcAGAACGTCACTGGTCTCCACAA atACCTGCAGCTTCTGCAGGGTAAAGCCATGTATCCCTGCATAGTGGATGCAGAGGGCCATGTGATCTCATTCCCACCTATTACCAACAGTGAGAAAACCAAG ATCAAGAAGACGACCAAAGAGTTGTTCTTGGAGGTGACGAGCGCCGCCAGCCTGCAGACCTGTAAAGATGTTATGGACGCTCTGATTGTA AAAATGGCAGAGTTGAACAAGTTCACGTCGGAGCACCGGGAGGAGGCGGGGTCAGATGGGGAAGGGGAGGGCCCGCAGGACCCGGCCGCCAGCAGCGAGCCCTCCAGCGAGCTGATCGTGCAGCAGATCCGCACGGTGGACCAGGACGGGAACCTGAAAGTCGTCTACCCGTCAAAGACCGACCTCTGCAGCGACATCGGCAACTTGACCGTCATTTGGTAG